The segment TGGTGGACTGCACTATGTCATTCACGATCGTCATTTATCGGCCGATGCAGTAGAGATTTTCCGTTCCGCGAATATAGATGCGATTTTTGACGAATGCGGGGATTGTCAGCACCTCTTCGCCCAGCGGATTATCGGCTTCGAGCGTAAAGGTTTCGGACATACGAAAGATATGGGTGATGCCCTTTAGGTCTGTCAAGTAGACGCGGTCTCCGACCAGGATCGGCGAGGAATAAAAGCCGCGGTCGAAATCGTGCGACCATACCTTTTCGCCGGTATCGGCGCGCAGGCAGGTAACCGTTCCATAGCTTGCGGCCATGATGACGAAACGCTCGTCGGCGACCGGGCTGGAGACCTCGGAGAGGTCGTCGCCGTATTCCCAAATCTGTCGTGCACCGTCCGCACCGATTTCTATTGCCGCCAGTCGGGCATATTCATTGACGACGAACACGCGGCCTGCCGCAAAAGCCGGCGACGGCGCCACTTCACCGTCCATGCATTTGACCCGCCAAAGCTCCTTGCCGGTCGCCGGATCGTAAGAAATAACGAACGGGTTGGAAGAAAGTACGACTTCATCGCGATCCGCGCCGAGAATAAGAAGCGGCGAGGTCCAGGAAATCTGTACATCGTCGCGCTTGGTCTGGTAAACCAATTTGCCGTCGGTCAGGCGAAAGGCGCGCAGACTGCGCGAGCCGCGATGGTCGTACTGAACGAGCAAAAGGTCGCGATAGATGATCAGCGAAGAAGCATGGCCATAGTGATTGTCCGGTAATCCCAAATTTTTCGCCCAGATTCTCTTGCCGGAAAAATCATAACAGGCCAGATCGCCGGTGGCGAAAATCGCGCAGACGACCCGGCCGTCGGTTGCCACGGTCGGCGCGGCATAGCCGGTATCGTCCGAGACTTTGGGCAGTTCTTTGGGATGCCCGGGCACGTCGTTGATCTCGGCGCGCCATAATAGGTCGCCGGTCGCGGCATTCCAGCAATAGAGTTCCTGCGACGATTCATCGGCGCCGGTAAAAAAGATTCTGTCTTCCCAAACCACCGGCGAGCAGTTGCCGAATTTCGGCACCGCGGTTTTCCACAAAATTCCTTCTCCTGAGGC is part of the candidate division KSB1 bacterium genome and harbors:
- a CDS encoding PQQ-binding-like beta-propeller repeat protein; amino-acid sequence: MNWKDLQNEAFLKPLAERLLIISGIFIAVLALLLTANYLQLRWNTPLRSPALQQLMAQLQDDPDNEALKEQIRALDLLARKAFFTRREQLRLGGRMLFVGMIVFLLSLKYLRSRVPALPDLAGQPQQISWQTRLAGSRALAWSALVLFVGALTAGILAEQEFAPKKPASVSSAAPAVSLEELRRNWPGFRGPEGAGRAYVDPDSVPVKWNGASGEGILWKTAVPKFGNCSPVVWEDRIFFTGADESSQELYCWNAATGDLLWRAEINDVPGHPKELPKVSDDTGYAAPTVATDGRVVCAIFATGDLACYDFSGKRIWAKNLGLPDNHYGHASSLIIYRDLLLVQYDHRGSRSLRAFRLTDGKLVYQTKRDDVQISWTSPLLILGADRDEVVLSSNPFVISYDPATGKELWRVKCMDGEVAPSPAFAAGRVFVVNEYARLAAIEIGADGARQIWEYGDDLSEVSSPVADERFVIMAASYGTVTCLRADTGEKVWSHDFDRGFYSSPILVGDRVYLTDLKGITHIFRMSETFTLEADNPLGEEVLTIPAFVKNRIYIRGTENLYCIGR